A portion of the Cryptomeria japonica chromosome 5, Sugi_1.0, whole genome shotgun sequence genome contains these proteins:
- the LOC131049762 gene encoding pathogenesis-related protein PR-1 yields MRSGHIMQEGSAMVGFKFITFLLLAVLWFSVAHCIAGDNNRQGRVLRRKQNYVPQFLVPQNQIRARVGDPPLRWSKKLANYAKWWANQRRGDCSLTHSNGPYGENLFWGSGKAWQPKDAVSAWIGEYKFYNYQRNSCNGYQQCGHYTQIVWRKTRSVGCARIICNRGDVFMTCNYDPPGNYIGQKPY; encoded by the coding sequence ATGAGAAGTGGTCATATTATGCAGGAAGGCTCTGCAATGGTGGGATTTAAGTTTATTACTTTTCTGCTATTAGCAGTGCTTTGGTTTTCTGTAGCCCATTGCATTGCAGGTGATAACAACAGACAAGGAAGAGTGCTCCGTAGGAAACAGAACTATGTGCCCCAGTTTTTAGTTCCACAGAACCAAATCAGGGCAAGAGTTGGAGACCCACCATTAAGATGGAGCAAAAAGCTTGCTAACTATGCAAAATGGTGGGCAAACCAGAGGAGGGGGGACTGTAGCCTAACACATTCTAATGGCCCATATGGTGAAAATCTCTTCTGGGGAAGTGGTAAAGCTTGGCAACCTAAGGATGCTGTTTCTGCATGGATTGGAGAGTACAAGTTTTATAACTATCAGAGGAATTCTTGCAATGGGTATCAACAATGTGGGCATTATACTCAGATTGTATGGAGAAAAACAAGGAGTGTTGGGTGTGCTAGAATAATATGCAACCGTGGGGATGTGTTCATGACATGCAACTATGATCCTCCGGGCAATTACATTGGGCAGAAACCTTATTGA